In Bacteroidales bacterium, one genomic interval encodes:
- a CDS encoding SBBP repeat-containing protein — protein sequence MRFQALIITSFTLIPLSLHAQPDFVWGKQFGTSQEEYVMNHVADNCGYLYIGGKTSGSFNGANRGKNDAFIVKVDGEGNLVWQRQFGSSGDEDEQWCAIDPTGDIYVTGSTTGNLNGVNRGREDVFVTKFSSEGHLLWTVQCGTDSTDVGQSVVAEGEFIYVTGTTSGAFGKNNPGKSDCFLMKLNKSGEIIFIKQFGTDADDFATSISLFDNTIFICGNTWGDLGGKNAGFIDCFTSEFDLSGNPLISHQFGTPGFDIAMNILAEADGMYVCGSTSDNLGAEQLGEGDAFLLKMKQTGEIIWKSQFGTNLHDGARCIAANSKFPDLVLVSGLQHLAPAQGFIRAFKKDGTFLWEHTVTDIYGEMNSSGKSVILHDSGIITHIGLTSSEIFDPLIGVTDFYIAGYQLR from the coding sequence ATGAGATTTCAGGCACTTATCATCACCTCATTCACTTTAATTCCACTTTCACTTCATGCACAACCAGATTTTGTATGGGGAAAGCAATTCGGGACCAGCCAGGAAGAATATGTTATGAACCATGTTGCGGATAATTGCGGCTATCTTTATATCGGGGGCAAGACTTCCGGTAGTTTCAACGGTGCTAACCGCGGTAAAAATGATGCTTTTATTGTAAAGGTTGATGGTGAAGGCAATTTAGTATGGCAAAGGCAATTTGGTTCGTCCGGAGATGAAGACGAACAATGGTGTGCAATTGATCCGACCGGTGATATTTACGTTACCGGATCCACAACTGGAAACCTTAATGGTGTAAACAGAGGCCGTGAAGATGTGTTTGTTACCAAATTCAGTAGTGAAGGTCATCTATTATGGACTGTGCAATGCGGTACTGACAGCACCGATGTAGGTCAGTCGGTGGTTGCTGAAGGAGAATTTATTTATGTTACCGGAACCACATCAGGAGCATTTGGGAAAAATAACCCGGGCAAATCAGATTGTTTTTTAATGAAACTGAATAAGAGTGGTGAAATTATTTTTATAAAGCAATTTGGTACGGATGCCGATGATTTTGCAACAAGTATTTCGCTTTTTGATAATACCATATTTATTTGTGGTAATACATGGGGCGATTTGGGGGGTAAGAATGCCGGTTTCATTGATTGCTTTACAAGTGAATTCGATCTTTCGGGAAATCCCCTGATTTCGCATCAGTTCGGAACACCTGGATTTGATATTGCCATGAATATACTGGCTGAGGCCGACGGAATGTATGTTTGTGGTTCCACTTCAGATAACCTCGGAGCTGAACAACTGGGAGAAGGCGATGCCTTTCTGTTAAAAATGAAACAGACAGGTGAAATAATCTGGAAGAGCCAATTCGGAACCAACCTCCATGATGGCGCCCGCTGCATCGCTGCAAATAGTAAATTTCCCGATCTTGTTCTTGTAAGCGGTTTACAGCATCTTGCACCGGCCCAGGGTTTCATCAGGGCATTTAAAAAGGATGGAACTTTTTTGTGGGAGCATACGGTTACCGATATTTATGGCGAAATGAACAGTTCAGGAAAAAGTGTGATTCTGCATGATTCAGGCATAATAACTCATATTGGACTTACCAGTTCCGAAATCTTTGATCCTTTGATTGGCGTTACCGATTTTTATATCGCTGGTTATCAATTAAGATAA
- a CDS encoding SRPBCC family protein yields the protein METAQILNKAKNAFNVPVPEQNVGRTERIISSALGVLLGISATRRFLRGGWSLMLPAAYLVYRGASGYCPINAYVGRNTAEGARPFVFKKNITIMRDKSEVYNYWRNLENLPNIMTHIHSVQKINDKQYHWEAMFNDQKFNWNAQITEEIPDQRISWQSLESADIENSGTIEFFDAPDNRGTELKVWINYTPAQTELGKIIAGFLNPVFKRVVKQDLKEFKRKMESGDIPVNKPFVHV from the coding sequence ATGGAGACTGCACAAATATTGAACAAAGCAAAAAACGCCTTTAACGTTCCGGTTCCGGAACAAAATGTAGGCAGAACGGAACGGATTATTTCATCTGCATTGGGTGTGTTATTAGGAATATCCGCCACACGAAGGTTTTTACGCGGCGGTTGGTCGTTGATGCTGCCGGCTGCATACCTTGTATACAGGGGCGCTTCGGGATATTGTCCGATTAACGCCTATGTAGGCAGAAACACTGCAGAAGGTGCAAGACCGTTTGTGTTTAAAAAGAATATCACCATAATGCGGGATAAATCCGAAGTATATAACTACTGGAGGAATCTTGAAAATCTTCCGAATATAATGACGCACATTCACAGCGTTCAGAAGATAAATGATAAGCAATACCATTGGGAAGCTATGTTCAATGATCAGAAATTCAACTGGAATGCACAGATCACGGAAGAAATTCCTGATCAGAGGATTTCATGGCAGTCGCTTGAATCGGCTGACATTGAGAATAGCGGAACCATAGAATTTTTTGATGCTCCGGATAACAGAGGTACCGAATTGAAGGTATGGATTAATTATACGCCTGCACAAACCGAACTCGGTAAAATCATTGCAGGGTTTTTAAATCCGGTATTTAAAAGGGTTGTTAAACAGGACCTGAAGGAATTTAAGCGTAAAATGGAATCAGGCGATATACCCGTTAATAAACCCTTCGTTCATGTGTAA
- a CDS encoding DUF1338 domain-containing protein, with translation MTGLLLFENQNVMELNAIFNRLWNDYTRLNPSAGKIHKLFENEGETVVNDHIAFRTLNDPRINIDIIATPFVKNGYKEAGEYVFEDKHLFAKHYELSDKDPRIFISQLILEDMPVFVKEALTGLLDQAENKLARCEDLIFSGNIFEPLSYDIYNRFREVSEYAAWFYVFGFRANHFTVSVNDLHKNNSIEKVNQLLMDNGFKLNTSGGSIKGTEQDMLRQSSTLADVVTIHFSEGDYNIPCCYYEFAQRYRQPDGNVFGGFVAKSADKIFESTNNYVAGK, from the coding sequence ATGACCGGTTTGTTACTATTTGAAAACCAAAATGTGATGGAACTGAATGCCATTTTTAACCGCCTTTGGAATGACTATACCCGTTTGAATCCTTCTGCGGGCAAAATTCATAAATTATTTGAGAATGAAGGCGAAACCGTTGTGAACGACCATATCGCCTTCAGAACACTGAACGATCCGAGGATAAACATTGACATTATAGCCACACCCTTTGTGAAAAATGGTTATAAGGAAGCCGGGGAGTACGTTTTTGAAGATAAGCACCTTTTTGCCAAACACTATGAACTGTCCGACAAAGATCCCCGCATTTTTATCAGCCAGCTTATCCTGGAAGACATGCCTGTATTTGTTAAGGAGGCATTAACAGGGCTTTTGGATCAGGCTGAGAATAAGCTTGCCCGATGTGAAGATCTGATTTTTTCAGGTAATATATTTGAACCGCTCTCCTATGATATTTACAACAGGTTCAGGGAAGTGTCGGAATACGCTGCCTGGTTTTATGTGTTTGGTTTCAGGGCCAATCATTTCACGGTTAGTGTGAATGATCTTCATAAAAACAATTCGATTGAAAAAGTTAATCAGCTTTTAATGGATAACGGCTTTAAGCTGAATACATCAGGAGGCTCCATTAAAGGAACCGAACAGGATATGCTCAGGCAGTCGAGTACACTGGCTGATGTTGTGACCATTCATTTCTCCGAAGGCGATTACAATATACCGTGTTGTTATTATGAATTCGCTCAGCGTTACAGGCAACCTGACGGCAATGTATTTGGAGGTTTCGTTGCTAAATCGGCCGACAAAATTTTTGAAAGCACAAATAATTATGTAGCCGGAAAATGA
- a CDS encoding ion transporter has protein sequence MEMRDHKKPHKKQVHDERMRLLNTISRLTDTPLLILGIIWLVLLILELLNKTTPLIKGLGIVIWIIFIIDFVIRFTLSPLKTAFLKKNVVTAISLIVPALRILRFARILRLIRLSRGISLVKVLGSLNRGMNALAGIMKRRAFGYVVVFTLIVMFVGAAGVYAFEKDQDKAFASYSSSLWHTAMLIMNMGTDWPKTPEGRALYLVIAIFSMAVLGYITATLATFFIDRDAGKSKDSSKQIEELKKQVAALTNEIRRNRYQYRPKQNKPQS, from the coding sequence ATGGAAATGAGGGATCATAAAAAACCGCATAAAAAGCAGGTTCATGATGAAAGGATGCGGTTGCTAAACACGATCAGCAGGCTTACGGATACACCGCTTCTGATTCTCGGGATTATTTGGCTTGTACTGCTTATACTTGAGCTGCTTAATAAAACAACTCCGCTGATAAAGGGACTGGGTATTGTAATCTGGATCATTTTCATAATTGATTTCGTTATCCGTTTTACCCTTTCACCCCTGAAAACGGCTTTTCTTAAGAAAAACGTGGTAACTGCAATTTCACTTATAGTTCCTGCATTGAGAATACTGCGGTTTGCCAGGATTTTGCGGCTGATCCGGTTAAGCCGGGGTATCAGTCTTGTGAAAGTGCTTGGCAGCCTGAACAGGGGAATGAATGCGCTGGCCGGAATCATGAAACGCAGGGCCTTTGGATATGTGGTTGTTTTTACTCTGATCGTAATGTTTGTTGGCGCTGCAGGTGTATATGCTTTTGAAAAGGACCAGGACAAAGCGTTTGCATCGTACAGCAGCTCATTATGGCATACGGCTATGCTCATCATGAACATGGGAACCGATTGGCCTAAAACGCCCGAGGGAAGAGCATTATATCTTGTTATAGCGATCTTCAGTATGGCGGTTCTGGGTTATATAACCGCAACACTGGCCACGTTTTTTATTGATCGTGATGCCGGGAAATCGAAAGATTCTTCAAAACAAATAGAAGAGCTGAAGAAACAGGTGGCTGCATTGACAAATGAAATCAGGCGAAACAGATATCAATACCGCCCGAAGCAAAACAAACCACAATCCTGA
- a CDS encoding zinc-dependent alcohol dehydrogenase, giving the protein MNYRGPYRVRVDQKPVPEIQHPNDAIVRVVRTCICGSDLHLYHGLVPDTRVGSTFGHEFIGIVEETGSSVKKLKVGDAVIVPFNIACGSCAFCRQELFGNCHESNPEATAVGGIFGYSHTAGGYDGGQAEYARVPYADVGPVVIPKGMDYDDAVLLTDVVPTGYQAAEMGGIKPGDTVVVFGAGPVGIMAAKCSWLFGAGRVIVIDHLDYRLEFVKNYAQCEAYNFKSLGDVVMFVKKTTYWFGADVCIDAVGCEAAGNAMQTITGRKLMLQAGSATALHWAINSVKKGGIVSIVGVYGPTDNLIPIGNVVNKGLTIRADQASVKRLLPKLINHVKEGRLNPKGIITHRIPLQEISDAYHIFSAKLDQCIKPVLLAS; this is encoded by the coding sequence ATGAATTATCGCGGCCCTTACAGGGTACGCGTTGACCAGAAACCGGTTCCTGAAATTCAACATCCGAATGACGCTATCGTACGCGTAGTCCGCACCTGTATTTGCGGCTCTGATTTGCACCTGTATCACGGACTCGTGCCGGATACACGCGTCGGATCAACATTCGGCCATGAATTCATCGGAATTGTAGAAGAGACAGGAAGTTCAGTAAAAAAGCTCAAAGTGGGCGATGCGGTGATTGTACCATTCAATATTGCATGCGGTTCGTGTGCATTCTGCAGGCAGGAATTATTCGGCAACTGCCATGAGTCAAACCCTGAAGCTACTGCTGTGGGAGGTATCTTTGGGTATTCGCATACTGCAGGAGGATATGACGGAGGACAGGCTGAATATGCCAGGGTGCCGTATGCCGATGTGGGACCGGTTGTCATTCCCAAAGGAATGGATTATGATGATGCCGTTTTGTTAACTGACGTGGTTCCGACCGGTTACCAGGCCGCGGAGATGGGCGGAATAAAACCCGGAGATACTGTGGTTGTTTTCGGTGCGGGCCCTGTGGGTATTATGGCTGCCAAATGTTCATGGCTTTTTGGTGCAGGAAGGGTTATAGTGATTGATCACCTGGATTACCGGCTTGAATTTGTGAAAAATTATGCCCAATGTGAGGCATATAACTTCAAATCGCTGGGCGACGTGGTGATGTTTGTAAAAAAAACAACCTACTGGTTTGGAGCTGATGTATGTATCGACGCAGTGGGTTGTGAAGCAGCCGGAAATGCTATGCAAACAATAACCGGCAGAAAGCTGATGTTACAGGCCGGTTCAGCTACAGCTCTTCACTGGGCCATTAACTCGGTAAAAAAAGGAGGCATCGTATCCATTGTAGGAGTATATGGTCCTACCGATAACCTGATACCTATTGGCAATGTGGTGAATAAAGGTCTGACTATTAGGGCCGACCAGGCCTCGGTTAAAAGGTTACTCCCGAAACTGATCAATCATGTTAAGGAAGGGAGGCTGAACCCGAAGGGTATCATCACACACAGGATACCGCTTCAGGAAATTTCAGATGCCTATCACATTTTTTCAGCCAAGCTCGACCAGTGTATTAAACCAGTTCTATTAGCATCTTAA
- a CDS encoding NADP-dependent oxidoreductase, producing the protein MKAILLQKNGGVENLILSEVTDPVLKPGEVMIQVKAIGINPIDATVRRDNQRMTAVLKPVEDQKEIILGWDVSGTIVETGNELHKWQGKDVFGMVNFPGQGKAYAELVAAPVSQLAEKPANIAHEEAAAASLAALTAWQALVSNAGVTKGDKVLIHAAAGGVGHYAVQIAKSFGAYVIGTASGANRDFVLGIGADEFIDYNKQRFEETITDADVVLDSIDDRNHLLRSIQALKSGGRLVSIKTNFDDEINRWFSEKKISPYRILVKSNGDDMRQIASLLADGRIKSHISAIFRFEELPKAHEQIESQRTRGKIVVKV; encoded by the coding sequence ATGAAAGCTATACTACTGCAAAAAAACGGGGGAGTTGAAAACCTGATATTGTCGGAGGTGACTGATCCTGTGCTGAAGCCCGGAGAAGTTATGATCCAGGTAAAAGCAATCGGAATTAACCCCATCGACGCTACTGTCCGAAGGGATAACCAGCGTATGACGGCGGTGTTAAAGCCCGTAGAAGATCAGAAAGAGATTATCCTCGGATGGGATGTCTCCGGAACAATCGTTGAAACAGGAAATGAATTGCATAAATGGCAAGGCAAAGATGTTTTTGGCATGGTCAATTTTCCGGGGCAGGGTAAGGCTTATGCGGAACTGGTTGCAGCACCCGTAAGTCAATTGGCTGAAAAACCCGCGAACATTGCGCATGAGGAAGCTGCCGCCGCATCCCTGGCTGCTCTTACAGCCTGGCAGGCACTAGTTAGTAATGCGGGTGTCACAAAAGGCGACAAGGTTCTTATCCACGCCGCTGCAGGCGGAGTTGGGCATTACGCCGTGCAGATAGCTAAAAGCTTCGGAGCCTATGTTATAGGTACTGCCTCCGGGGCCAACCGTGATTTTGTTCTTGGAATCGGCGCTGATGAATTTATCGATTACAATAAACAGCGGTTTGAAGAGACAATAACCGATGCCGACGTAGTACTGGATTCCATCGATGACAGAAACCACCTGCTCAGATCAATACAGGCGCTAAAAAGCGGTGGCCGACTGGTAAGCATTAAAACCAATTTTGATGATGAAATCAATCGCTGGTTCAGTGAAAAGAAAATATCTCCTTACCGGATACTTGTGAAATCAAACGGTGATGATATGCGCCAGATAGCTTCATTGCTAGCCGATGGTCGCATTAAATCACATATTTCGGCCATTTTTCGTTTTGAAGAATTGCCAAAGGCACATGAACAAATTGAATCACAAAGAACGAGGGGTAAGATAGTGGTGAAGGTCTGA
- the tnpA gene encoding IS200/IS605 family transposase has product MANTYTQINVHAIFSVKGRENLLNSNMRNELYAYISGILKNEKNYSLAINGFSDHVHIFFELNPVISISDLINTIKTNSSKWVNEQKWFRGKFAWQTGYAAFSYSRSQRHNVIQYIVNQEQHHRLTSFKEEYLKLLEIFEKEYDMKYVFEFYD; this is encoded by the coding sequence ATGGCAAACACTTATACTCAAATAAACGTCCATGCCATCTTCTCAGTAAAAGGCAGGGAAAATCTCCTGAATTCGAACATGCGTAATGAACTCTACGCATATATATCAGGAATATTAAAAAACGAAAAAAATTATTCACTGGCAATTAATGGCTTTTCTGATCATGTTCACATATTTTTTGAATTAAACCCGGTCATTTCAATTTCTGATTTGATAAATACAATAAAAACAAATTCATCAAAATGGGTTAATGAACAAAAATGGTTCCGAGGAAAATTTGCCTGGCAAACAGGTTATGCAGCATTTTCTTATTCGAGATCACAACGTCATAATGTAATTCAATATATCGTCAATCAGGAACAGCATCATCGATTGACTTCATTCAAAGAAGAGTATTTGAAATTGCTTGAAATATTTGAAAAAGAATATGATATGAAATATGTATTTGAATTTTATGATTGA
- a CDS encoding Nramp family divalent metal transporter: MFGSLLRNIDRKDYKARFQALEILKFIGPGLLVTVGFIDPGNWASNLAAGSNYGYALLWMVTLSTIMLILLQHNVAHLGIATGLCLSEAAAIYVKRRFARFLLSSAMLASVSTSLAEILGGAIALKMLFNVPVRAGALLVTLFVFVMLFTNSYKMIEKWIIAFVSVIGLSFLYELSLVNVDWDSAIRGWVVPSFPSGSIIIIMSVLGAVVMPHNLYLHSEIIQSRQWNLENDTVIKRQLRYEYLDTLISMIIGWAINSAMIILAAAAFFKSKTPVTHLEQANALLAPLLNNHAAVIFAVALLFSGLSSSITSGMAAGTIFAGMYKEPYDIKDNHSRLGVLISLILALLIILVISNPFKGLIISQMCLSIQLPFTIFLQVYLTSSEKVMGKHKNSTSAKIILYGLGVIVTAFNIALLVSLVR; the protein is encoded by the coding sequence ATGTTCGGCAGTCTCCTACGAAATATTGATCGCAAAGACTACAAGGCACGCTTCCAGGCGCTTGAGATACTCAAATTCATAGGCCCGGGTTTACTGGTTACCGTCGGTTTCATTGATCCCGGAAACTGGGCTTCCAACCTGGCTGCAGGATCGAACTATGGATACGCGCTTCTGTGGATGGTAACTCTTTCCACCATCATGCTCATTTTGTTGCAACATAACGTAGCGCACCTGGGGATTGCAACCGGACTATGCCTTTCAGAAGCAGCAGCCATCTATGTAAAAAGGCGTTTTGCCCGTTTTCTTCTTTCATCGGCAATGCTCGCCTCTGTTTCCACCTCTCTTGCCGAAATTCTCGGAGGAGCAATTGCCCTGAAGATGCTGTTCAACGTTCCTGTCAGAGCCGGTGCATTGCTTGTAACCCTATTCGTTTTCGTAATGCTGTTTACGAATTCATATAAAATGATTGAGAAATGGATCATCGCTTTTGTCTCGGTGATCGGATTGTCGTTTTTATATGAGCTTTCGCTTGTTAATGTCGACTGGGATTCCGCTATAAGAGGCTGGGTTGTTCCTTCTTTTCCTTCGGGATCCATCATCATCATCATGAGCGTGCTGGGTGCGGTGGTCATGCCTCATAACCTTTACCTGCATTCAGAAATTATCCAGAGCAGGCAGTGGAACCTTGAAAACGACACTGTTATTAAAAGACAGCTCAGGTATGAATACCTCGATACGCTGATATCCATGATTATTGGCTGGGCCATCAACAGCGCCATGATCATCCTGGCTGCAGCTGCATTTTTTAAAAGCAAAACGCCGGTTACTCATCTTGAGCAGGCAAATGCCCTTCTGGCCCCCCTGTTAAACAATCATGCCGCTGTAATATTTGCAGTAGCCCTGTTGTTTTCAGGCCTGTCTTCAAGCATCACATCGGGAATGGCAGCTGGTACCATATTCGCTGGCATGTACAAGGAACCTTACGATATTAAGGATAACCATTCACGACTGGGGGTTTTAATATCCCTGATCCTTGCTCTCCTTATTATTCTGGTTATTTCGAACCCGTTTAAAGGACTCATTATTTCACAAATGTGTCTGAGCATACAATTGCCGTTTACCATCTTTCTGCAGGTTTACCTTACCTCGTCGGAAAAGGTGATGGGTAAACATAAAAATTCAACTTCTGCAAAGATCATACTTTACGGCCTGGGTGTGATTGTGACTGCATTCAATATCGCGCTGCTGGTGAGTTTGGTGCGGTAG
- a CDS encoding CocE/NonD family hydrolase, protein MKKIIPSILFLACITAVQAQNADSIWAVTHYAKMEKYITMRDGVKLFTSIYYPKDNTENHPILITRTPYSCSPYGEDKMNNAWNSYMIAYMHEGYILVTQDVRGRWMSEGQFVNVRPFIPVKKEGDTDESTDSWDTIDWLIKNIPHNNGKVGVFGISYPGFFSTMAAASNHPALVAVSPQAPVTNWFIGDDFHHNGAFFLMDAFNFYSPQGGGFGLPHPYPTDSAPASLGVPVHDNYKYFLETGPLPEFAKLCGDSVQFWKDLYAHADYDDWWKARDARNATKELHPAMLWVGGLFDAEDNWGAWNSYKAAEKSNPGKEFNRIVMGPWYHNQWAFNDGTHLGNIPFDQNTSTWYQQNIEIPFFNYYLKGKGSVSSIAEANIFITGENKWQQFNEWPPADARETEVFFQSQGGLGVNFPWTSDEFEEYVSDPSKPVPYTEDVHFNRTRNYMTDDQRFAERRPDVIAFQSDILSEDLTVTGVVKADLFVSITGTDADFVVKLIDVFPDSLSYNDVNIYDPVDHPQVYPMGGYEMLVHGEIFRGRYRHSYEVPEAFTPGKIEEVAFSIADVAHCFKKGHRVMVQVQSSWFPLADRNPQTFVNIYEATPEDFQKCFIRIYHDAEHPSKVVLPVLSGFHPEP, encoded by the coding sequence GTGAAAAAAATTATTCCAAGCATCCTTTTCCTTGCCTGCATTACTGCGGTGCAGGCCCAAAATGCTGACAGTATTTGGGCTGTAACGCATTATGCCAAAATGGAAAAATACATTACCATGCGTGACGGGGTAAAGTTATTTACCTCGATCTATTATCCGAAAGATAATACGGAGAATCACCCGATACTTATAACACGAACCCCTTATTCATGCTCGCCCTATGGAGAAGATAAGATGAACAATGCCTGGAACAGTTACATGATTGCTTATATGCATGAGGGATACATCCTGGTAACGCAGGATGTACGGGGCCGATGGATGAGTGAAGGGCAGTTTGTGAATGTCAGGCCGTTTATTCCGGTTAAAAAAGAAGGCGATACGGATGAGTCAACCGATTCATGGGATACAATTGATTGGCTTATTAAAAACATACCCCATAATAATGGGAAAGTCGGTGTTTTTGGCATTTCCTATCCCGGATTCTTTTCCACGATGGCTGCAGCCTCCAACCATCCTGCACTTGTTGCCGTAAGTCCCCAGGCGCCGGTTACCAACTGGTTCATTGGCGATGATTTTCACCATAACGGTGCATTTTTTCTTATGGATGCCTTTAATTTTTATTCACCGCAGGGAGGTGGCTTCGGTCTGCCGCATCCGTACCCGACCGATTCAGCTCCTGCATCACTGGGTGTACCTGTACATGATAATTATAAGTATTTTCTTGAAACCGGTCCATTACCTGAGTTCGCAAAGCTTTGCGGTGATTCGGTTCAATTCTGGAAAGATTTATATGCACATGCCGATTATGACGACTGGTGGAAAGCCCGTGATGCCAGGAATGCAACCAAAGAACTACATCCTGCCATGCTTTGGGTAGGAGGTTTATTTGATGCCGAGGATAACTGGGGTGCCTGGAACTCATATAAAGCGGCTGAAAAAAGCAACCCGGGTAAAGAATTCAACCGGATTGTGATGGGCCCCTGGTACCATAATCAATGGGCTTTTAACGACGGAACCCACCTGGGGAATATACCGTTTGACCAGAATACTTCGACCTGGTACCAGCAGAACATCGAAATACCGTTTTTCAATTATTACCTGAAAGGGAAGGGCAGTGTTTCATCGATTGCCGAGGCCAACATTTTTATTACAGGCGAAAACAAATGGCAACAATTTAATGAATGGCCACCGGCAGATGCCAGAGAAACAGAAGTTTTCTTTCAAAGCCAAGGCGGTCTCGGGGTAAACTTCCCATGGACGAGTGATGAGTTTGAAGAGTATGTTAGTGACCCTTCAAAACCGGTGCCTTATACCGAAGATGTACATTTTAACCGGACAAGGAATTACATGACTGATGACCAGCGGTTTGCAGAAAGGCGACCTGATGTAATCGCTTTTCAAAGTGATATTCTTTCAGAAGACCTGACTGTGACCGGTGTGGTAAAGGCGGATCTCTTTGTGTCAATCACAGGTACCGACGCTGATTTTGTTGTAAAGCTCATTGACGTGTTTCCCGACAGCCTTTCGTATAATGATGTGAACATCTATGATCCTGTCGATCATCCGCAGGTTTACCCGATGGGAGGTTATGAAATGCTCGTTCATGGAGAAATTTTCAGGGGAAGGTACCGTCACAGTTATGAAGTTCCTGAAGCTTTTACTCCCGGTAAAATTGAAGAGGTGGCATTTTCTATTGCTGATGTGGCGCATTGTTTTAAAAAAGGGCACAGGGTTATGGTTCAGGTTCAGAGTAGCTGGTTTCCGCTTGCTGACAGGAATCCCCAGACTTTTGTAAATATTTACGAAGCCACACCGGAAGACTTTCAGAAGTGCTTCATCCGAATTTACCATGATGCTGAGCATCCGAGTAAAGTAGTGCTGCCGGTTTTATCGGGGTTTCACCCCGAACCCTGA
- a CDS encoding N-acetylmuramoyl-L-alanine amidase-like domain-containing protein, which produces MKLFLFFLLITIMHFQLISQEICSPGDIKIFNSIINFSKQTHLSDSSIDRIILETGKQFLGTPYVGGVLDEPENENLVINLTGLDCVTFLESTLALAIIIKSDKAGFSDFCRELKYIRYRNGIMNGYGSRLHYFYDWIRDNEQKGILENITKEIGGISFDKKIEAMSAQRDKNPHLKNDSAFRAIRKAEEELTLMDKYFIPKEEIKKAESKIHDGDLVAFATTLQGMEVAHVGIAIHLNNELHLMHASSLDKKVEISDITLSEFAFKKASYLGIIVARIQRPQL; this is translated from the coding sequence ATGAAACTATTCCTGTTTTTCCTGCTTATTACCATTATGCATTTTCAGCTGATATCTCAGGAAATTTGCTCCCCGGGTGACATAAAAATATTTAATTCCATCATTAATTTTTCCAAACAAACACATCTTTCAGATTCCTCAATTGACCGAATAATCCTTGAAACAGGAAAGCAATTCCTGGGCACTCCTTATGTGGGTGGCGTTCTCGACGAACCGGAAAATGAAAATCTGGTTATTAACTTAACTGGACTGGATTGTGTCACTTTCCTTGAAAGCACCCTGGCTCTCGCCATAATAATCAAATCCGATAAAGCCGGCTTCAGTGATTTTTGCAGGGAATTGAAATATATTCGTTACAGAAACGGGATAATGAACGGTTACGGATCGCGGTTGCATTATTTTTACGATTGGATCAGGGATAATGAACAAAAAGGAATTCTTGAGAATATTACAAAGGAAATCGGGGGAATATCTTTTGACAAGAAGATTGAAGCCATGTCGGCTCAAAGGGACAAAAATCCGCATCTTAAGAATGACAGCGCTTTTCGTGCAATCAGGAAGGCCGAGGAGGAGCTGACTTTAATGGATAAATATTTTATTCCTAAAGAAGAAATAAAAAAGGCAGAATCAAAAATTCATGACGGAGACCTGGTAGCTTTTGCAACCACGCTTCAAGGGATGGAAGTAGCCCATGTAGGAATCGCAATTCATTTAAACAATGAACTGCACCTGATGCATGCCTCCTCATTGGATAAAAAGGTTGAAATTTCAGATATCACGTTATCAGAATTCGCTTTTAAAAAGGCATCGTATCTCGGTATCATCGTAGCAAGGATACAGCGGCCTCAATTATAA